From Thermoflavifilum aggregans, a single genomic window includes:
- a CDS encoding transglutaminase-like domain-containing protein, translating into MADEREINALLHLLDDPDQEVFDTVADRLVHLGKDIIPSLESVWENTPNEAIQERIEWLIHRVHLQELLAAMKAWAGQPNDLLKGALLVDKYQYPDLAEEQILKSIEKLKRNIWLELNNYLTPVEQINVMNGMLYSYFGIKGIESTDKHYKQKNHFFIHQLVESRKGSSIIIGILYQYLCEKLDIPVRAVQIPQQYVLAYFEIEDAPWLYARTASPQSRIQFFIDPVQGQIYSHKDIETYLKRIDAVETDRYYEPLSNKQIIQKLIRELAKCYPQSEYPNRRYELYHLAALLDD; encoded by the coding sequence ATGGCCGATGAAAGAGAAATCAATGCTTTGCTGCATCTGCTCGATGATCCGGATCAGGAAGTATTCGATACGGTAGCCGATCGGCTTGTGCATCTGGGTAAAGATATTATTCCAAGTTTGGAATCCGTTTGGGAAAACACCCCCAACGAAGCCATCCAGGAACGCATTGAATGGCTTATTCATCGTGTGCATCTCCAGGAATTGCTTGCCGCTATGAAGGCATGGGCCGGCCAACCCAATGATTTGCTCAAAGGTGCTTTGCTGGTTGATAAATATCAGTATCCTGATCTTGCAGAAGAACAGATACTTAAAAGTATTGAGAAATTAAAACGCAACATCTGGCTAGAGCTGAATAACTATCTGACACCTGTTGAACAGATCAATGTGATGAATGGCATGCTGTACAGTTATTTCGGCATTAAGGGAATTGAAAGCACCGACAAGCATTACAAACAAAAGAATCATTTCTTTATTCATCAGCTCGTTGAAAGCAGAAAAGGAAGTTCCATTATTATCGGCATTTTGTATCAGTATCTGTGTGAAAAACTGGATATTCCCGTCCGGGCAGTCCAGATTCCACAACAATATGTACTGGCTTATTTTGAAATAGAAGATGCCCCCTGGTTATATGCCAGAACGGCTTCGCCGCAAAGCCGGATTCAGTTTTTCATTGATCCTGTTCAGGGACAAATTTATTCGCATAAAGATATTGAAACCTATCTCAAACGCATAGATGCAGTAGAGACAGACCGGTATTACGAACCTCTCAGCAACAAACAAATTATTCAGAAGCTGATTCGTGAACTGGCAAAATGTTATCCGCAAAGTGAATATCCCAACCGCAGATATGAATTATATCATCTGGCGGCTTTGCTGGATGATTGA
- the topA gene encoding type I DNA topoisomerase codes for MAKNLLIVESPAKAKTIQKILGDEFEIKSCFGHIRDLDKEEMGVDIEHNYQPIYVIPPEKKKVVEDLKKLAQKAKEVWLATDEDREGEAISWHLAEVLGLDPLTTKRIVFHEITKPAIEKAVQQPRTIDMNLVNAQQARRVLDRLVGFELSPLLWRKVSMKNALSAGRVQSVAVRLIVEREREIQAFKPESSFQVEAVFSAPDARGKEWNFKAVGQNKIPGAEEARNFLHSCAGARYEVKDIEIKPAKRSPAPPFTTSTLQQEASRKLGYSVAKTMLLAQKLYENGQITYMRTDSVNLSDTAHEAIRNVIHQQYGKDYYQHRVFKNKNENAQEAHEAIRPTDMQVTTIPDADTRKLYELIWKRTVASQMSDAQLEKTIVHIGISTSAYELIATGEVLKFDGFLKVYLEGKDDDEHENEEAAGMLPPMQKGQLLRLISLQAVEKFTRPPARYTEASLVKKLEELGIGRPSTYAPIISTIQKRKYVEKRDKEGTPRPYRIFALQGNEVAEQVAEEIVGAEKGKLFPTDLGMLVTDFLNQYFKNIMDYGFTAKIEEEFDEIARGRKPWNQMIDQFYKPFHQEVEKTLETAEKVKGERYLGDDPQTGKPVYARMGRYGPMVQIGHADGQEKPRFAKLKKEQSIETITLEEALELFKLPRSIGEIDGKEVVINIGRYGPYALYDGKFYSLRKDMDPYTVELDEVAAWIAEKQADSDKKIIRQFDGSDIQILRGPYGPYLKKGNQNYRLPKEWQDKPEQLTLEICEQIIQSTPASSKTRRAARRNTPSKK; via the coding sequence ATGGCAAAAAATTTACTGATTGTGGAATCACCGGCAAAGGCAAAAACCATTCAGAAAATACTGGGTGATGAGTTTGAAATCAAATCCTGCTTTGGTCATATCCGCGATCTGGATAAAGAGGAGATGGGCGTGGACATTGAGCACAACTATCAGCCCATTTATGTGATTCCGCCTGAGAAGAAAAAGGTTGTAGAGGATTTGAAAAAGCTTGCACAAAAGGCTAAGGAAGTGTGGCTTGCGACGGATGAGGATCGCGAGGGTGAGGCTATTTCCTGGCATCTGGCAGAGGTGCTGGGTTTGGACCCACTTACTACCAAGCGAATTGTGTTTCATGAAATCACCAAACCCGCCATCGAAAAGGCTGTTCAGCAACCCCGGACCATTGATATGAATCTGGTGAACGCCCAGCAGGCACGTCGGGTATTGGACAGGCTTGTAGGCTTTGAGCTTTCTCCCCTGCTTTGGCGAAAGGTCAGCATGAAAAATGCGCTTTCCGCCGGACGCGTGCAATCGGTAGCCGTGCGCCTGATTGTGGAACGGGAGCGGGAAATTCAGGCCTTTAAGCCCGAAAGCAGTTTTCAGGTTGAGGCCGTATTCTCAGCTCCAGATGCCCGTGGAAAAGAATGGAATTTTAAAGCCGTCGGACAAAACAAAATACCCGGTGCAGAAGAGGCGCGTAATTTCCTGCATTCCTGTGCAGGTGCCCGCTATGAGGTGAAAGACATTGAAATCAAGCCCGCCAAAAGAAGTCCGGCCCCGCCTTTTACCACATCAACCCTGCAACAGGAGGCCAGCCGTAAACTGGGCTATTCGGTTGCCAAGACCATGTTGTTGGCACAGAAACTTTATGAAAACGGTCAGATTACCTACATGCGTACCGATTCCGTAAATCTTTCGGATACAGCGCATGAAGCTATTCGCAACGTCATTCACCAGCAATACGGCAAGGATTATTATCAGCATCGGGTATTTAAAAATAAAAATGAAAACGCACAGGAGGCCCATGAAGCTATCCGCCCAACGGATATGCAAGTGACCACTATTCCCGATGCAGATACCCGCAAATTATATGAACTCATCTGGAAGCGTACTGTAGCCAGCCAGATGAGCGATGCCCAGCTGGAAAAAACAATTGTGCATATTGGTATTTCCACGTCTGCATACGAGTTGATTGCAACCGGAGAAGTGCTTAAATTCGATGGCTTTCTGAAAGTGTATCTGGAAGGCAAAGATGATGATGAACATGAAAATGAAGAAGCAGCAGGCATGCTCCCGCCTATGCAAAAAGGTCAGTTGCTTCGCCTGATTTCGCTTCAGGCTGTTGAAAAATTTACACGTCCGCCGGCTCGTTATACAGAAGCCAGCCTGGTGAAAAAGCTGGAAGAGCTGGGCATTGGCAGGCCTTCAACCTATGCTCCTATCATCTCCACCATCCAGAAAAGAAAATATGTCGAAAAACGGGATAAGGAGGGTACACCAAGACCTTATCGCATATTTGCACTTCAGGGCAATGAAGTTGCTGAGCAGGTAGCAGAGGAAATCGTTGGAGCTGAAAAAGGAAAATTATTTCCCACGGATCTGGGTATGCTGGTGACTGATTTCCTGAATCAATATTTTAAAAACATCATGGATTATGGCTTCACGGCAAAAATTGAAGAGGAATTCGATGAAATAGCCCGTGGACGCAAGCCCTGGAACCAAATGATTGATCAGTTTTACAAGCCTTTCCACCAGGAAGTGGAAAAAACACTTGAAACAGCTGAGAAAGTAAAAGGTGAACGTTATCTGGGCGATGATCCCCAAACCGGTAAGCCTGTGTATGCCCGCATGGGTCGTTACGGACCTATGGTGCAGATTGGCCATGCAGATGGGCAGGAAAAACCCCGGTTTGCCAAACTCAAAAAAGAACAAAGTATTGAAACCATTACCCTGGAGGAAGCACTTGAACTTTTCAAATTGCCACGCAGCATTGGCGAAATTGATGGCAAGGAAGTAGTGATCAACATTGGCAGATATGGACCGTATGCATTATACGACGGTAAATTCTATTCTCTGCGCAAAGACATGGATCCCTACACCGTGGAGCTGGATGAAGTAGCCGCTTGGATTGCCGAAAAACAGGCTGATTCCGATAAAAAAATCATCAGGCAGTTTGATGGTTCCGATATTCAGATTCTGCGCGGACCCTACGGACCTTATTTGAAAAAAGGCAATCAGAATTATCGTCTGCCAAAGGAATGGCAGGATAAGCCGGAACAGCTTACCTTGGAAATCTGCGAGCAGATTATCCAATCCACTCCGGCATCCAGTAAAACCAGAAGGGCTGCAAGAAGGAATACGCCTTCAAAAAAATAA
- a CDS encoding Rossmann-like and DUF2520 domain-containing protein, with amino-acid sequence MRLVIIGSGNIAHFFASCWSGPHQIIRIISRNSAHASALAHAFQASYGTSYDEIPPDADACILAVNDDALTEIAAKLRLSHQLVVHTSGSVSMEILQKISSHHGVIYPLQTIRAGIPVRHAFPVLIEASDPEARQLIRMLASHISDKILEADAAKRRQYHLAAVYTNNFVYHLMTQVRWFCETHELAFDLLLPLLHETITRIIDYPPFSQQTGPAKRNDQQTIQTHEQMLADHPALLELYRVFTDQIRKLYSDA; translated from the coding sequence ATGCGACTGGTTATCATAGGTTCAGGAAATATAGCTCATTTTTTTGCCTCCTGCTGGTCGGGACCACATCAAATCATCCGGATCATCAGCCGGAATTCGGCACACGCCAGTGCATTGGCTCATGCATTTCAGGCCAGCTATGGCACCAGTTATGATGAAATTCCACCTGATGCAGATGCATGCATACTGGCTGTAAATGATGATGCATTGACCGAAATAGCTGCAAAGTTAAGATTATCTCATCAACTGGTTGTACATACTTCTGGATCCGTGTCCATGGAAATTTTGCAGAAAATATCATCTCATCACGGAGTTATTTATCCTCTGCAGACCATACGCGCGGGTATTCCCGTCAGGCATGCATTTCCCGTGCTCATAGAAGCCAGTGATCCGGAAGCTAGACAGCTGATCCGCATGCTTGCGAGCCATATAAGTGATAAAATCTTGGAAGCAGATGCTGCCAAACGCAGGCAATATCATCTGGCAGCCGTTTACACAAATAATTTTGTATATCATTTGATGACTCAGGTAAGATGGTTTTGTGAAACGCATGAGCTTGCCTTTGATCTGCTCTTGCCTTTGTTGCATGAAACCATCACGAGAATTATTGACTATCCACCCTTCAGCCAGCAAACCGGTCCGGCAAAACGAAACGATCAGCAAACTATCCAAACGCATGAGCAAATGCTGGCTGATCATCCTGCATTGCTCGAGTTATACCGCGTATTTACCGATCAGATCAGAAAACTTTATTCCGATGCATAA
- a CDS encoding KdsC family phosphatase produces MHKSITTEKLLELFANIRTFIFDVDGVMTDGRLWLTENGENICQMHIRDGYALQLAVKKGYRVAVVTGRASQAVVARLHYLGIEDIFTSISDKLICVEQYLQQHGLQPDSVLYMGDDTPDLPVMQRIGLPVCPADAADDIKRMAFYISPLKGGEGCVRDVIEKTLKIQQKWTG; encoded by the coding sequence ATGCATAAATCCATTACCACAGAAAAATTGTTGGAGTTATTTGCAAATATCCGCACGTTTATATTTGATGTAGATGGCGTGATGACAGATGGAAGACTATGGCTCACAGAAAACGGAGAAAACATTTGCCAGATGCATATCCGCGATGGTTATGCTCTGCAGCTGGCAGTGAAAAAAGGCTATCGTGTAGCTGTTGTTACTGGCAGGGCATCGCAGGCAGTTGTAGCCCGGCTGCATTATCTGGGTATTGAAGATATTTTTACGTCCATCAGCGATAAGTTGATTTGTGTGGAACAATATTTGCAACAACATGGTCTGCAACCGGATTCTGTATTGTATATGGGTGATGATACGCCTGATTTACCGGTTATGCAGCGGATAGGATTGCCTGTTTGCCCGGCCGATGCTGCTGATGATATAAAACGAATGGCTTTTTATATCTCGCCATTAAAAGGCGGTGAAGGATGTGTAAGGGATGTGATTGAAAAAACCCTCAAAATACAGCAGAAATGGACTGGATAA
- a CDS encoding geranylgeranylglycerol-phosphate geranylgeranyltransferase has product MQKIRNWKYFFKLIRYPNLLYIIGTQYLLRYALMKPVFQHAGLDFSLSDAGFTWLVFSTICIAAAGYIINDYFDLNIDQINKPGKVIIDRYIHRRWALAWHSILNLIGLIIAVYLSWHLHSWWMWLCQAICTILLWFYSIHFKRLPLVGNLIISGLTSFTLIVLLIYEPQFYKFPQAKMLWSLNRLIWLYAIFAFLLSMVREIVKDLEDLFGDSKEGCRTAPIVWGIQASKIMAVGILIVFELLMIYCISQAFRFQWVMAGVYLILLVWFPVLLIMFYLIRAIAVRNYHVVSQLIKGVMLTGIISMAVLYLYL; this is encoded by the coding sequence ATGCAAAAAATACGAAACTGGAAATATTTTTTCAAGCTCATCCGATATCCCAATCTGCTGTACATCATAGGTACACAGTATCTGTTGCGCTATGCCCTGATGAAGCCCGTATTTCAGCATGCAGGACTAGATTTCAGCTTGTCGGATGCTGGTTTTACATGGCTCGTTTTTTCCACCATCTGTATTGCCGCAGCCGGATATATCATTAACGATTATTTTGATTTAAACATTGATCAGATCAACAAACCCGGAAAGGTTATCATTGACCGCTATATCCATCGCCGGTGGGCCCTTGCCTGGCATAGCATACTGAATCTGATAGGTCTCATTATTGCCGTTTATCTCTCCTGGCATCTGCACAGCTGGTGGATGTGGTTATGTCAGGCCATTTGCACCATTCTGCTTTGGTTTTATTCCATACATTTCAAACGATTACCTTTAGTTGGCAACCTGATTATTTCAGGATTGACCTCATTTACGCTTATTGTATTGCTCATTTATGAACCGCAGTTTTACAAATTTCCGCAAGCTAAGATGCTTTGGTCTCTGAACAGGTTGATATGGCTGTATGCAATATTTGCTTTTCTGCTTTCCATGGTGCGTGAAATAGTAAAAGATCTAGAAGATTTGTTTGGCGATAGCAAGGAAGGATGCCGCACGGCACCCATCGTATGGGGCATTCAGGCATCAAAAATAATGGCTGTAGGTATTTTGATTGTATTTGAATTGCTGATGATTTATTGTATCTCTCAGGCCTTCCGGTTTCAATGGGTTATGGCTGGAGTGTATTTAATTCTGCTGGTATGGTTTCCGGTATTGCTGATAATGTTTTATCTGATACGAGCAATTGCTGTGCGGAATTATCATGTAGTCAGCCAGCTGATTAAAGGTGTGATGCTTACCGGCATCATCTCCATGGCTGTATTATATTTGTATCTGTAG
- a CDS encoding Maf family protein produces MSFILASGSPRRISLLKQVGYDFQVIVSHTDENFPDMLPAEEVPVYIARKKAAVVAEQQHDNHLPVLAADTVVILGQEIIGKPVSEEQAVAMLKKLSGKMHRVMTGVVLMHDQKVMTCTEETKVWFKELKTDEILYYVEHFQPYDKAGAYAIQEWIGLTGIIRIEGDYYNVMGLPVHKVMDMLQSLGIFPLYAERSASGSST; encoded by the coding sequence ATGTCGTTTATTTTAGCCTCGGGTTCTCCCAGAAGAATCAGCTTATTGAAACAAGTTGGTTATGATTTTCAGGTCATTGTTTCGCATACGGATGAAAATTTTCCGGATATGCTGCCTGCAGAAGAAGTGCCTGTATATATTGCCCGGAAAAAAGCCGCCGTGGTGGCGGAGCAGCAACACGACAATCATTTGCCAGTATTGGCTGCTGATACCGTAGTAATTCTCGGACAGGAAATTATTGGCAAACCTGTATCAGAAGAGCAGGCTGTAGCTATGCTCAAAAAACTTTCGGGAAAAATGCATAGAGTTATGACGGGTGTGGTGCTCATGCATGATCAGAAAGTCATGACCTGTACGGAAGAAACGAAGGTTTGGTTCAAAGAGCTGAAAACAGATGAAATCCTGTATTATGTCGAACATTTTCAACCTTATGATAAAGCGGGAGCTTATGCCATTCAGGAATGGATCGGATTGACGGGTATTATCCGTATTGAAGGTGATTATTACAATGTCATGGGGTTACCGGTTCACAAGGTCATGGACATGCTTCAATCATTAGGCATATTTCCATTATATGCCGAAAGATCGGCAAGTGGCAGTTCTACATAA
- a CDS encoding sensor histidine kinase → MFSPQDFKRFLWRNGYLLIGAAWLLTLAFLVDHYWSYYSSDQRVVASIQQHLRERENKVQSIVLRNALINQLLRRSYDQHLLDELDPDRTGIYLFIFSDSWETFWNTNRINVPSSALQLSEGSYYLQNDRGSFELIKENLGGLYAGEKTLIALLPVYESYFKENKYLQASFWGEPQLPPHLYTITRSPTSFPLYNREGKVLCYLDKQPSVTVHQQAMLSVLLKVLAWICVGIFLNLFASFLSAYGKRWHGLIFLIAVVLLLRIISYLFPFPFHYREFGLFNAQVYASSTVLKSLGDVLINAILLVWIILFFRSQYQKARLPDMNPVQTYGLAVVCSFALLYLAQLFSDLIRSLVIDSRISFDVTNFYSINNVYSLVGFITIGLIIYCFFFLSRTLNEFLSQLHQREFDRKYTLLGAIGLIWLLFHMNDPAIGYDLVLMLWAIFYIMMLDLIDYALQKKWILNPFVSWLLLLTLSTTAILIYFNNQREKDNRRLLALNLAKPQDPDTEYFLSDITSRIQRDTFIQQFFIAPTPVTKHILVNYLLNTYFNSFISKFDIHIYTFNAGYQPLFNNDTLSYSAIRSILLLKARPIAGNETDQQSAKLFYYETGYNHYHYFGEKIISQDTNPIQPGGYLFYELTPKTQKNLAIFPVLLSSDDNQPQVNMGDYSYAVYENNILVYHYNDIPFPVSISPADIPLTEYEFRNEGGYSQLWYKAGNNRLIVVSKRNRAFIEFVTLVAYLFLIFLILAGLYRILYLLVKAGMKWDHLRNYMRITLRTQIQFVIIFTVVFSFIILGISTISLFIDRYHKNQQDQLTKNLNVLTQDIREIFDQHHLLSRPDSTFLLTESPDDPIIRQQIFKVADIHGVDVNLYDIDGNIQLSTEQLLFDRNLLSSKMNPEAYYQLHVQNMVQYIHPEHIGKLYFLSGYVPILNQAGEAIFYLNIPFFASQRELNQEISNFLMALINLNAFMFLLSGLLALFITRYVTGSFTFIAEKMKNIRLNKTNEQIVWNRNDEIGMLVKEFNQMVRQLEKSAEALARSERELAWREMARQVAHEIKNPLTPMKLSLQHLQRAIREHAPNVEELTLRTTHMLVEQIEHLALIASDFSAFARISGDHKELFLLNEVLDSVIHLYQNDEHHLLIYDAPEKNYWMEADKTAINRLFNNLLQNAFQAIPEHKKGVIEVAIKDYDGKVCVMIKDNGTGIPDELKSKIFFPNFTTKSSGTGLGLAMCKRIVEQWNGRIWFESQWQQGTTFYVELPLADLSAYNGNMPND, encoded by the coding sequence ATGTTTTCCCCGCAGGACTTCAAACGCTTTTTGTGGAGAAATGGCTATCTGCTTATCGGAGCCGCCTGGCTGCTCACGCTGGCTTTTCTGGTTGATCATTACTGGTCTTATTACTCTTCTGATCAGCGGGTTGTTGCTTCTATTCAGCAGCATCTGCGTGAACGGGAAAACAAAGTGCAAAGCATTGTTCTGCGCAATGCCCTTATCAATCAGCTGCTGCGAAGAAGCTATGACCAGCATTTGCTGGATGAACTTGATCCCGATCGTACCGGTATTTATTTGTTTATTTTCTCTGACAGCTGGGAAACGTTCTGGAATACCAACCGAATAAACGTTCCGTCATCAGCCCTTCAGTTGAGCGAAGGAAGTTACTATCTCCAGAATGATCGGGGTAGTTTTGAATTGATAAAAGAGAATTTGGGTGGACTCTATGCTGGAGAGAAAACCCTGATTGCACTGCTGCCGGTTTATGAAAGTTATTTCAAGGAAAACAAATATCTGCAGGCATCCTTCTGGGGAGAGCCCCAGCTGCCTCCCCATCTATATACCATTACCCGCTCTCCTACTTCATTCCCGCTTTATAATCGCGAAGGAAAGGTATTATGTTATCTTGATAAACAGCCTTCTGTAACTGTTCACCAGCAGGCTATGTTAAGCGTTTTGCTGAAAGTACTGGCCTGGATATGCGTGGGTATATTTCTGAATCTGTTCGCATCTTTCCTCTCGGCTTACGGGAAACGCTGGCACGGACTGATCTTCCTGATTGCAGTGGTTTTGTTGCTGAGAATAATCAGTTATCTGTTCCCCTTCCCCTTTCATTATCGTGAATTTGGTTTGTTTAATGCACAGGTGTATGCGTCCAGTACTGTGCTCAAATCATTGGGTGATGTACTCATAAATGCCATCCTGCTGGTGTGGATTATTTTGTTTTTCAGAAGTCAGTACCAAAAGGCCAGGCTACCGGATATGAATCCCGTTCAAACCTATGGGCTGGCTGTTGTTTGTTCGTTTGCATTGCTTTACCTGGCTCAGCTGTTTTCTGATCTCATCAGAAGCCTGGTTATAGATTCAAGAATATCATTTGATGTTACCAATTTTTATAGCATCAACAATGTGTATAGTTTGGTTGGTTTTATAACCATCGGACTTATTATTTATTGTTTCTTTTTCCTCTCCCGTACGCTCAATGAATTTTTATCTCAACTGCATCAACGGGAATTCGACCGGAAATATACCTTACTGGGCGCCATAGGCCTTATCTGGCTCTTGTTTCATATGAATGATCCGGCCATTGGATATGATCTTGTGCTGATGCTCTGGGCAATCTTCTATATCATGATGTTGGATCTGATTGATTATGCATTACAAAAAAAATGGATACTCAATCCTTTTGTCAGTTGGTTGCTGTTGCTCACCTTAAGTACAACAGCTATTCTCATTTATTTCAACAACCAGCGGGAAAAGGATAATCGCAGGCTTCTGGCTCTCAACCTTGCCAAACCTCAGGATCCGGATACAGAATATTTTCTGAGCGATATTACCAGCAGGATTCAGCGCGATACTTTTATCCAACAATTTTTTATTGCACCAACTCCCGTTACGAAGCATATTCTCGTGAATTATTTGCTGAATACCTATTTTAATAGCTTCATCAGCAAATTTGATATTCATATTTACACATTTAATGCAGGTTATCAACCATTATTTAATAATGATACCCTCAGCTATTCAGCTATTCGAAGTATTTTGCTGCTGAAAGCCAGGCCAATTGCAGGAAATGAAACAGATCAACAATCTGCGAAATTATTTTACTATGAAACCGGCTACAACCATTATCATTATTTTGGTGAAAAAATTATTTCACAGGATACAAATCCAATACAGCCCGGCGGATATTTGTTTTATGAGCTTACTCCAAAAACGCAGAAGAATCTGGCAATATTTCCTGTGTTGCTATCCTCTGATGATAATCAGCCGCAGGTGAATATGGGGGATTATTCCTACGCTGTGTACGAAAATAATATTCTGGTATATCATTACAACGATATTCCTTTTCCGGTATCTATCAGCCCAGCTGATATTCCGCTGACAGAATATGAATTTCGCAATGAGGGAGGTTATTCACAACTATGGTATAAAGCAGGTAATAACAGATTGATTGTTGTTTCCAAACGAAACCGTGCATTTATTGAGTTCGTAACCCTGGTAGCTTATTTGTTTCTGATTTTTTTGATTCTGGCAGGGTTGTACAGAATTTTGTATTTGTTGGTAAAAGCCGGAATGAAATGGGATCATCTGCGTAACTATATGCGCATTACGTTGCGCACGCAGATTCAGTTTGTAATTATATTTACCGTAGTATTTTCTTTTATTATTTTAGGTATATCAACAATATCTCTTTTCATTGACAGATATCATAAAAACCAACAGGATCAACTAACTAAAAATCTGAATGTCCTTACACAGGATATCAGGGAAATTTTTGATCAGCATCATTTATTAAGCAGACCAGACTCAACGTTTTTGCTCACAGAATCACCTGATGATCCTATTATCAGGCAACAGATTTTCAAAGTAGCTGATATTCACGGGGTAGATGTTAACTTATATGATATTGATGGAAATATTCAGCTTTCCACAGAACAATTGCTTTTTGACCGCAATTTGTTATCATCCAAAATGAATCCGGAGGCATATTATCAGTTGCATGTGCAGAATATGGTACAGTATATTCATCCGGAGCACATTGGTAAGCTGTATTTCCTTTCTGGTTATGTTCCCATTTTAAATCAGGCCGGCGAGGCTATATTTTACCTGAATATACCTTTCTTTGCGTCTCAGCGTGAACTAAATCAGGAAATTTCTAATTTTCTGATGGCACTTATCAATCTGAATGCATTCATGTTTCTGCTGTCTGGTCTGCTGGCTTTGTTCATTACCCGCTATGTTACAGGTTCCTTTACATTCATTGCAGAGAAAATGAAAAACATCCGCCTGAATAAAACTAACGAACAAATCGTATGGAACCGTAATGATGAAATTGGTATGTTGGTAAAAGAATTCAACCAGATGGTACGTCAGCTGGAAAAAAGTGCTGAAGCACTTGCCAGAAGTGAGCGTGAACTGGCTTGGCGTGAAATGGCCCGGCAGGTTGCACATGAAATCAAGAATCCGCTTACACCGATGAAATTAAGCTTGCAACACCTGCAGAGGGCTATTCGTGAACATGCACCCAATGTGGAGGAACTCACGCTGAGAACCACACACATGCTGGTTGAACAAATTGAACACCTAGCACTCATTGCCTCTGATTTTTCTGCATTTGCAAGAATATCAGGTGATCACAAGGAATTGTTTCTCCTGAATGAAGTGCTGGATTCAGTTATTCATCTGTATCAGAATGATGAGCATCATTTGCTGATTTATGATGCACCGGAAAAAAATTATTGGATGGAAGCTGATAAAACAGCTATCAACCGTCTATTCAACAACTTGCTGCAGAATGCTTTTCAGGCAATTCCTGAACATAAAAAAGGCGTCATTGAAGTTGCGATTAAAGATTATGACGGAAAAGTATGTGTCATGATAAAGGACAATGGTACAGGAATTCCTGATGAACTGAAATCAAAAATCTTTTTTCCGAATTTTACGACCAAAAGCAGCGGAACGGGGCTTGGACTGGCGATGTGCAAGCGCATTGTGGAACAGTGGAATGGCCGGATCTGGTTTGAAAGCCAATGGCAACAGGGAACGACTTTTTATGTAGAACTGCCACTTGCCGATCTTTCGGCATATAATGGAAATATGCCTAATGATTGA
- the mazG gene encoding nucleoside triphosphate pyrophosphohydrolase → MGKAGEAFEKLLSIMDELREKCPWDRKQTLESLRQLTLEEVYELTEAIDLHDWQALREETGDVLLHLVFYARIASEQQQFDITEVIEKLCQKLIERHPHIYGERTVADAEEVKRNWEQIKLQEGKSSVLSGVPSSLPALVKAIRLQEKAAQVGFEWENTDQVWEKVQEEIAELQEAIARHHQQQIEEELGDLLFALVNYARFLRVDAEKALEAANRKFKNRFQLMEQYIKQTGKEITQLNLQEMDAIWEKVKSASGA, encoded by the coding sequence ATGGGAAAAGCAGGTGAAGCTTTTGAAAAGTTGTTGTCTATCATGGATGAGCTGCGTGAGAAATGTCCGTGGGACAGGAAACAAACGCTTGAATCCCTGCGTCAGCTCACCCTTGAAGAAGTGTATGAGCTCACAGAAGCCATTGATTTGCACGACTGGCAGGCACTGCGTGAAGAAACTGGTGATGTGCTGCTGCATCTCGTTTTTTATGCGCGTATTGCAAGTGAACAGCAACAATTTGATATTACAGAGGTCATCGAAAAGCTTTGCCAGAAACTCATAGAGCGTCATCCGCATATTTATGGTGAACGGACAGTGGCCGATGCAGAAGAAGTAAAACGCAACTGGGAGCAAATCAAACTTCAGGAAGGTAAATCATCCGTATTGAGTGGAGTACCCTCTTCCCTGCCGGCTCTGGTAAAAGCTATCAGGCTGCAGGAAAAGGCTGCACAGGTGGGTTTTGAATGGGAAAATACAGATCAAGTGTGGGAAAAAGTACAGGAAGAAATTGCAGAATTGCAGGAAGCTATTGCCCGGCATCATCAGCAACAGATCGAGGAAGAGTTGGGTGATTTGCTTTTTGCCCTGGTCAATTATGCAAGATTTCTTCGGGTAGATGCAGAAAAAGCACTGGAAGCGGCTAACCGCAAATTCAAAAATCGTTTTCAGTTGATGGAACAGTATATTAAACAGACCGGAAAAGAAATTACGCAACTGAATCTGCAAGAAATGGATGCCATCTGGGAAAAGGTAAAGTCGGCATCTGGAGCCTGA